The genomic window TTTGCTCGTGCCTCCAGTGCACGCATCATCCTGCTCATGCCAACACCAATATTCCCTAGGTGCTGCGGAGAGGCGagatgtggctgctgctggtggccctGTGCCTGGCCCAGGGGCTGGGTGATGCCATCCCACTTGCTGGAGTGAGCCATGACAACCCCGAGCAGTCAATGAACATCGTAAGTGCTGGGGGCGTCAAACACACCCGCAGGATCTTGGCTTCCCCAGGTGGTGTGCCCAAAGTCCTCCCTGAGGGACAACCTGGGCTCTCCCCATCCCTTACCCTGACATCTGCACCTGAGGTCAGCTGAGCAGCTTGGGTCACAAGGAGTTTCCAATATTTGCATGGGTGTCACTCACTTCTTGCCCCCAGTTTGAGGTTGGCCTCTCCCTCTAATGTAGATGGACCTCTGAGTCTCATGTGTGCTGGTGGAGGTGACACCGGAGAGCATGGGTGGCAGGAGTGGGTGTCATTGGGTCAGGCACAGGATGATGGACACCAACAAGTTACCATCTCCCCTCGGACTGTTGTCCCTGCAGAGCGAGAAGATCCGTTTCCACGGCTATCACAGTGAGGAGTATGATGTGCTGACAGAGGACGGCTACTTCCTTAGCCTCAACCGGATTCCCCATGGCAAGGGGGACACTGGGCACTCAGGTAGGCTCGGTTTCACTGATGGTGAAGCAGCTGTGACCCTGGTCAGGGATGAGGCAGTGTGCAAGGCAAAGCCAGTGAAAACGCCTGTGCCATCAGACACATTCTGGCAGCTGGAAGAGGGATTAGAAGTTTTTGTTCAGCTGCCTTGAGGTGTCCCTGGGGATGCAGGAGCTCAGCATCATGTTTTGCTGCATCTGGGACAAGGCAGTGTAACCCAGCGAGCCCCACAGGCTCCTTCCCTAGAGCAAACCCCTTGCCTGGTCCAAGGTTCTCTCAGGGCCAGAGGTGGCAAAAGTccttcaaacaaaaaaagcagaagcagagccaGGGAAATTATGggaggagaaaatatttaacGTGCATCCTGcagaaaataatactgaaattCACAGGGCCATTTTATTTCCCTATgggaagaggtttttttgtgcGAAGTACCtgatttttcctccttcaggaTCCAGGTCACCTGTGTTGATAGTGCATGGATTCAGTTTAGATGGTGGTGACTGGGTGGACAACCTCCCCAACAGCAGCCTGGGCTTCATCCTTGCGGATGCTGGGTACGATGTCTGGATTGGAAACAGCCGGGGCAACACCTGGTCCTGCCGGCACCTGAACCTTTCTGTTGACGAAGAGGAGTTTTGGGATTTCAGGTGAGGAGGCGACCAAGGATGGGGCACGGATGCTGGGCTGCCACTGCCAATCACCTGATGTCCATGGGAGGTTGGGAGATGGGCACCTCCTCCAGCTTCTCCCTTTGCTTCCCAGCTTCCATGAGATGGCTGTGTATGACCTCCCCGCCCTGGTGGGCTTCATCCTAAGGCAAACTGGGCAGGAGAAACTGTTCTATGTTGGCCACGCTCAGGGCAACTCTCTGGGTGAGttaagaggaggaggagtgggcaGTAGACAGGCATGGGGTGCCAGGAGGCCATGAGAGAGGGTCATCAATATCTGTGCCAAACTGGAGactgctggggagagggctgcACAGGCCATGCAGCCACTTTTCCCACCTGACTTCTTGGTCCTTCTGCATGGGAGAGGTTTGCTGCATCTTGCCCATCGGTTCTGGGTTGTGCTGACATCCAGAAGCAATGCAGCTCCATTTTGTTCAGACCCTGCGTCTCAAACAGGGGATCTGGGATGAGTGCTGTTGCTGTTAGGGTTATTGTGATCTCTTGCTGCTTTCCAGGTTTCATAGCGTTTTCTAGCATGCCACAGCTGGCTGAGAAAATCAAACTCTTCTTTGCACTGGCTCCTCTCTACACCTTTCATCACGTCAAAGGCCCTGTGTTAAAGATAGCATTTTTACCAGACGCAGTGTTGAAGGTACGTGAGGAGTTTGTGTGTTACTGCTACCAAAACCCAGGAGTTTTTGGCAGCTCATGTCCCCCACATTGCTGCTCTGCACTGAGCCCATGCCTGTGACAGGTGTTGGAGGCACATGAGGGGAGGCGAGTGATCCCAAAATCCCAAACAGGGATGTCCCTCTCCATACAGCTGAGCACGACCGGTTTTCACTGTTTAAAATATCTGTACCTCTCTATCATTACTGTTTATGGTTTTGCTTATTGACCTCACTGCACCTCAGTCCCTTAGCCCAATAGGTGCTCAGAGCAGCCGCACACTGCCTCCCTTCCACCctttgctccagcagctggaagGGTTGCTGGTGCTCTCCCTGGATGCACTCCACTTGAGGAGCATCTGTCAAAGGAGGAGGCACACAAATGGCATGATTCTGGCCATCCTGGGCTGAGCTTTGGAAGCTGGTACCTTAGGGATGATGCACCAGGACAACGGGGATGGTAGCATGGCATGGAAAGGACAGTGATGGTTTCATGCTGCTCTGAGAGTCGGGTGTGACCATGGGTCAACCTCCTCTAGAGTCTGGCTAGCCCAAATGTGTCAACAATCATATTGAGGATTGCCTGTCAGCACTGGCTGGGGACAAGATGTTCCTGTGGAGAGGGAACGTGTGTTGCAGGACCCATTGTGACCTGTTTCCTTGTGCTCTTGCAGGcaatatttggaacaaaacaactGACTctggtggggaggaaggagagagccACCATTGCCAAGACGTGCAGCAATCTACTGACAGCTGAAGTCTGTGAAAATGAGATCTTCCTCATTGGCGGGTACAACAAGAAGAACTTGAACATGGTGGGTGCATCAGGGACTCCAGGTCACAGCCATCTCCAGTTTTCCTAAATACCTGGAGACAGCTAATGAGATACAAATATGAATTTAAGAACCAAAATAAGGTATGAAAAGCACTGTTCAAGGCAGCAGTTATTTGAAGATTTCTTTCAGTGATGTTGGGGTGTTAAACCTAATGGAGGCTTCGGTAGGAAAGAATCACTTATGGTCTTGTCTGCAAAGGAAAGGTATCTCCTGCCTCATTTTCTGCTGGCCTGCAACaagtttacagaaaaaaataacaaaaaatttgATTGGACCAGTTGTATTTCCATTTTGAAGTAATGGTTAACTGGTTTACCTTTAAAAGCTACTCCTAGCTctgaacagaataaagctgctGGAACATATAATGTTTATATTGCAGCTACAAGACAAAATGATTGTTTTTGCCTAGACAGATTTTCATAATTCCCAACTcacaaaatgctttctttttcctgcagagcCGACTGGATGTATACCTAGCTCATTTTCCAGACTATACATCAGTAAAAACTCTTCTCCACTGGGGACAGGTAGAGACTCTGATTTTATAAAAACTGTAActaatgctttttgttttaatccaaGAATACAGTATTTTACAATGCTACTTCATTCACCCTGGAGACAGGTAAGGAGGTAGAATCAGAAAAGCCgataaaagggatttttaagTTGCTGCACCAAGGTGTCTCAAAAGCCACAGCTGTTAGCTACTGCTTCTGGCTGACCAAGCCAGAGTCACCAGATACCCACCTCTGCCTTAGGTAAGGACCCCATGTAGGTGTTTTTGGGACTCCCTCTTTGCTCTGGCCCACGGGATGGGCACCAGCAAGTGCTGGCCCAGACACCAGGGATGTGCTGGGCACAGACTGCTCGCCTGGACCCTACTGCTGCCCTTTGTTTGCAGTGGGGCTGGTCTAAGGGATTACTCACATGAGGTTAACACTTTGCCTCTGCATTCTAGACTGCCAAAACCGGGGTGTTCAAGCAGTTTGATTATGGGGAGAAGAACCAGGAAAAGTACAACCAGGTAAATGGGCACTTGTGGAAGGAAGACCAGAGGATGGGGCTGTCTGGGACCAGGATTGGGGTAGCCTCCTCCAGTGGCCAGCATGGCCCAAGTCCTCTGGGATGCCAGGGGCAGCACACCCCATCCATTAGTGCTATTGGTGTCAGAACGTGCAAAAACCAGGAGTGTTTTCCCCCTCCCAGGCCAACCCCCCTTTGTACAGGATAGAAGACATGATGGTGCCGACTGCGCTGTGGAGTGGTGGGGAGGACTGGGTGAATCCCCCTCAGGAGACCCAGCGCTTGCTCCCCCGCATCACCAAGCTTGTTTTTCATGAGCACTTCCCTGACTGGAATCACTTTGACCACCACTGGGGTCGGGATGCCCCTCAACGCATGTACAGGCAGATGGTCACGCTGATGGAGCAAAATCCATGAATGGCCCATGTGTTTCCCTGGGATGGAGGAGCTACCTGTTCCCACGTGCCTGGACACATAGGTTTTGTGTGAGGGTTGCCATTCTGCTCTTCCCTTCTTAAAAATGTCTCCTATCACCCTATTTCACACCGACTATCTCAAACGTAACAGTGTTATTTCTGCCTGCCCTCTGTGACTACAGATTGCAATAAACTCTTGCATCACAGCCAAGCTTCAACCCTTTGCTTGGTGGGCCTCACTGGGGTTCTGTTTGCACCCCATTGCTGGGGCGAGGTGTGCAGGATAAACTGTTTggctgttttgttgttgggttttttttaacttttgctgGCTCATGGTATTGCAAGCACAAAATTTTACTCCAGAAATTGAGCATGTACTCTGGGTTGTGGGTTTAGGTGAAGGAGGGATGGAAAGTGACCTTGTCTGTGGTCCTAGAAAGGCTGGAGGGGGTGAGAACTGactgcaggagagaaaaattattctcagtAGAATAAAACTAGAGAGGGTGATGCACACCACGCCTGAGAGGTGGTGAAAGGGAAACATCTGGGCCTTGGCGTTAGGCTAGGTCTTTCCTGGGAGATAACCCACCCAAAACAGTGTTCCACATCACCACCTGGGGTACGCCTTATGGAAGAAACCCAGCTGTGTTTTCTAGGAAGTTGAAtttcacagaatcgcagaatagtaggggttggaagggacctctggagatcatcttgtccaaccccactgcttgtgcagggacacccagagcagggggctcAGGAACGCGTCCAGCcaggtttttaatgtctccagggaagggaccccacagcctctctgggcagcctgtgcccctgctctggcacccgcacagggaagaagttttttctcatagttaagtggaacttcccatgttccaacttgtgcccattgccccttgtcctgtcattggtgaCTATTAAAAAGAGCCTAGTGCCATCATCCTGatacccaccctttagatatttataggtattgataagatcccccatcagccttctcttctccaggctgaacaaacccaggtctctcagcctttcctcataagggagatgctccaagcccctgatcatcttggtagctctccgctggacttgctcaagcagttccctgtccttaaactggggggcccaaaactggacacagcactccagatgtggtctcactggggcagagtagagggggaggatgacctatctcgccctgctgcccacactccttttcatgcagacCAGAAtaccgctggcccccttggccccaagggcccggtgctggctcagggtcacctcgctgccccccagcacccccagggcctctcagcagagccgctccccagcaggtcccccccagcctgtgctggtgcggggggttgttcctccccaggggcaggaccttgcactggctcctgttgaattccctgaggttcccctgggcccagctccccagcctggccagggctcgctggatgccagcacagcctctggtgtatcagccgctcctcccagcttggtgttgtcagtgaacttgctgaggggatgctctgtcccttcatccaggtcattgatgaacatatagaacaggactggacccagcacagacccctggagaacaccactagtgacaggcctccagcagactctgctccattgatcacaaccctctggagctctgctgttcagccagttctcaatccacctcactccccactcatccaacccacacttccttagcttgcctgtgagggtgctctgggagacagtgtcgaatgccttactgaagtcaagatagacaacatccactgctctccctccatcaacccagccagtcacgccatcatatgctatcaggttggtcaagcacaATCTTCCCAtagtgaatccatgttgactgtttctggtaaccttcttttcctctccatgcctggaggtgacctccaggatgaactgctccatcccctttccagggacagaggtgaggctgactgccCTATAGTTCCctaggtcctccttcttgccctttatgaagattggagtgacatttgctttcctccagtccttttAACATGGCCCACAGTGTTAGCTAAGAATAACTCTCTGTTCTCAGCCTGAGAACAGCTTCAACAAGATCTCTCTACGTCGAGTGCCCACCTGGCCTCCTGATGTCTCAGTCACAGACACTAATAACTTAGGACACCTCAGTGTAAttggcagcagaaatcccactTTCATCTTTAGGTCAAGCTGATGTCTGCAACAATACAGGAATCTTGCCACATCAGAGCTTTGGTGTTGCTGTCTGGCCTGGCCTCCCACTAATGTCCACTTCAAGACGTTACAAGTGAACAACCCAGTGAATCACATGCCTATACAGACCTGCACTGTACATCCAGGCAGATTGTACAAAGCTCAAACACCACGCTAGAGCCAACAGCATCTCAAAATGAGtctttaattttcaattttatgaCCTGAGAGCAAGGCAACTCTTCATAATTAGTTTGTGCAAGCTTTCagattggatttttttctcattatttattTGAGCTGCCAACAGAAATAATGGgtacccaaaaaacccaccatttaaaatcttttgACTCATAATTTTCATCCTTGGTGCCCCTGTCCCATGACAGTATCATTATTAAGTAAGCCAGCCCCTAATGAGATGTGGCACCTACCATGACATTATGACATTTCTTATTTGGTCAGTTAAATCACAGGGAAGGGTGCCTCCCGTGTTCAGGTTCTTCTCTTAAATccaccaaaaaggaaaaacctgtTTGCACAGAGCTCGCTGAGCAGCCAGCAGCTACATGCCCTGGCTAGTGCCACTCTCTGCTCTCATCCCAGCAGAGCTCCTTCTTCCCTCCTGAAAGTCACCTGCCACAGGGCATGGACACAGTGGGTTGGTACCTGCCTGACACTGATACCGCTGGGGTAGCCAGCCAGCTATTTTAGGAGGATTGGTGGGTTTTACTGTCACCTGGAGCAGGAGAGATGGGCATATTAAACCCCCCTCACCGGATGCCTCCCCCATCTCCCCATGGATCCTGATGGTACTGACCCAGTGGTGGGGTGGGAGCTCAGGGGAAGGTTGATACAGTGGCAAAAGCAACTCTGCTTCCTGATTTTGGTTATCAATTATTAACTGCGTAACTAATTAGGATGAGAAAATGAGAACACAGCAAGGGAAAGCCAGGGTGAGAGAGACAAAGCCGTCTGGGGAAGTTGATGCTGGGGTCTGGAGGGACAGTGAGGAGCAAGCAATGAGCGTAGATGCTGAACGTGAGGAAGATGCTTAAACTATTTCCCCACCCCCTCAAAAATCCTTTCCACCTGTGGAGTGGCAAGACGTGGAACATGTGATCTGACCATCTCCAGGAGACTTGAAGAGGTTCTCGTTGTGGAAGAGCCACTCAGAAAGGCATGGAGGTTGCCTAGATCCCTAGGGGCACCCCAGAGGCCAAACGGCTCCCTCTGCAGGTGGGTGAAAGGGGGTGACACAAGTGACAAAGGAGCAATGCCATGACCGGTTGGCcaacagcccagcacagcctgcgGGGATGTGCCCAGACCCTCCTGGCTGCCCATGGGTGCAGACACCAGGGTGAGGGATGGGGAGAGCCCGACTGGTCGCTCAGGGAGGACTTTGGGCACACCCCATTGGGAAGCCTGGATGCCCCCCCAGCACTTGTAATGTTCATGAACTACTCGGGGTTGTTGTGGCTCACTTCTGTGCATGGGATGGCATCACCCAACCCCTGGACCAGGAACAGGGCCACCAGAAGCAGCCATATCTTGTCTCTGTGCAGAGCCTGGGAGGTA from Phalacrocorax carbo chromosome 13, bPhaCar2.1, whole genome shotgun sequence includes these protein-coding regions:
- the LOC104041068 gene encoding lipase member M isoform X2, yielding MWLLLVALCLAQGLGDAIPLAGVSHDNPEQSMNISEKIRFHGYHSEEYDVLTEDGYFLSLNRIPHGKGDTGHSGSRSPVLIVHGFSLDGGDWVDNLPNSSLGFILADAGYDVWIGNSRGNTWSCRHLNLSVDEEEFWDFSFHEMAVYDLPALVGFILRQTGQEKLFYVGHAQGNSLGFIAFSSMPQLAEKIKLFFALAPLYTFHHVKGPVLKIAFLPDAVLKAIFGTKQLTLVGRKERATIAKTCSNLLTAEVCENEIFLIGGYNKKNLNMSRLDVYLAHFPDYTSVKTLLHWGQTAKTGVFKQFDYGEKNQEKYNQDRRHDGADCAVEWWGGLGESPSGDPALAPPHHQACFS
- the LOC104041068 gene encoding lipase member M isoform X1 — encoded protein: MWLLLVALCLAQGLGDAIPLAGVSHDNPEQSMNISEKIRFHGYHSEEYDVLTEDGYFLSLNRIPHGKGDTGHSGSRSPVLIVHGFSLDGGDWVDNLPNSSLGFILADAGYDVWIGNSRGNTWSCRHLNLSVDEEEFWDFSFHEMAVYDLPALVGFILRQTGQEKLFYVGHAQGNSLGFIAFSSMPQLAEKIKLFFALAPLYTFHHVKGPVLKIAFLPDAVLKAIFGTKQLTLVGRKERATIAKTCSNLLTAEVCENEIFLIGGYNKKNLNMSRLDVYLAHFPDYTSVKTLLHWGQTAKTGVFKQFDYGEKNQEKYNQANPPLYRIEDMMVPTALWSGGEDWVNPPQETQRLLPRITKLVFHEHFPDWNHFDHHWGRDAPQRMYRQMVTLMEQNP